The nucleotide window TTCGAAAAAAATGCTGAAAAAAAAATAATTCCTTTTTTTAATATAAAAAATTTCATTTCGTCTTTAAAAAAACCTAGATGCATTATATTAATGGTTCAATCTGGAATAGCTACTGATAATACTATTAATAGCGTACTTCCTTATCTTAATAAAGAAGATATCATAATTGACGGTGGAAATTCTTTTTATAAAGACTCTATTATAAGAAATAAAAATTTAGAAGAAAAAGGAATCTATTTTTTTGGAACAGGAATTTCTGGTGGATCAGAAGGTGCACTATTAGGACCAGCTATTATGCCTGGAGGTAATAAAAAAAAATATAAAGTAATACGATCTTTATTCAAAAAAATAGCAGCTAAATACCAAGGAGAACCATGCGTATCCTATATAGGTCCGGACGGATCAGGTCATTATGTAAAAATGATACACAACGGAATTGAATATAGTGACATGCAACTTATTTCAGAAGTATACGCTTTATTAAAACTAGGGTTACATCTAAATAATAAAGATATATCTAATATATTTTCTAATTGGAATAAAGGAGAACTGAATAGTTATCTGATAAACATAACAAAAAACATTTTTTTAAAAAAAGATGCACAAACTAATAAAGATTTAATTGATTTAATATCCGATAAAGCAGGAAATAAAGGTACTGGAACTTGGACAGTACAAAGCGCTTTAGAATTAGGAGAACCTCTATCTTTAATAAGTGAATCTGTTTTTTTTAGATATTTATCATCTCTAACATCCCAGAGAAAAACTGCATCAAAATATATAGATATTAAATCGCCTAATCCACTGAACTTTAAAAATAAACTACTTTTTATTGAAAAAATAAGAAAATCTTTATATCTAGGTAAAATACTCGCTTATTCGCAGGGTTTTTCTTTATTAAAAACTGCTTGTCAACACTATAATTGGAATCTAAATCTAAGTAAAATTTCTAAAATTTTTCGATCAGGATGTATAATTCAAGCTAGTTTTTTAGACAAAATTAGTCAAGAATTTTCTAACAATAAAGATATCAAAAATCTTCTACTAACTTCTTTTTTTTCTTCTATTGCAAAAGAATATCAAGAATCTTTACGCTCAGTTGTAGCGTACGCAATACAAACAAAAATTCCAGTACCTGTATTATCTTCTTCTATAGCTTATTATGATGGATACCACTCTTCTCATTTATCAACAAATTTAATTCAAGCTCAAAGAGATTATTTTGGATCTCATACTTATAATAGAACAGATAAAAACGGATCCTTTACTAGTAACTGGACGTAAGTTTTATATTTAAAAATACGATTGTTTAAAAACTGTAAATGTATATTTAATATATACCTTAACAGTTAATCACTTATACTAATATTATTAATATTAATACTATTAAAAATTTCTATTTTTTATTATACAAAATTTAATTTTTATTCCTATAAAACTATAAATTTCTACTTTAACTATTTTTTTGATTGAACTATACTTTAAAAAAAACTAAAAATTCTATATTTATATTCAATAAAAAAAAATATATATTATTTACATAAAAAATAGGATAAATATGAGATTATCTGATGAAGATATAAAATTATGGTTAAATGAAAAAAAACTGATTATAAATCCTCGTCCAAAAGATAATTGCGTTCATGGAATTACTGTTGATCTTACCTTAAGTAATAGATTTAGAACTATAAAAAATCATTCCATTGCATTCATAAATTTAAATGCATCTAAAAAAAATATTAATAGAACACTGGATAAGGTAATGAGCAATGAAATTGTTTTAAAAAAACAAAAACCGTTTTTTTTACAACCAGGTTCGTTTGCATTAGCTATGACTCGAGAAGAATTAACTTTACCAAACAACTTAGTTGGTTGGCTAGATGGGAAATCTTCTTTAGCTAGATTAGGATTAATGATTCATGCGACTTCTCATAGAATAGATCCTGGATGGAAAGGAAATATAGTATTAGAATTTTTTAATTCAAGTAATATAGTACTAGCTGTATATCCAAGAATGTTTATTGCTGCTATAAGTTTTGAAAAATTATCTAAACCGGTAAAAACGCCTTATAATAGTCGTGTTAATGCTAAATATTTTGGGCAAAAAAATATAATCAGTAGTCGAATAAATCAAGATTAAATAGTTCCTTAAGTTTTATAACTATAAATACGCTATTATAATGTTAAAACATATATCATTCAGATGATTATCTGCATTTCATAATAGTATTTATTGTATTATATATACAATATACACACATTTTAATTTATCATCGATATATATATATTTTCTACATTACATATATATAAATATATATATACATATCTATATATGTACTTTACTATGAAAAAAACAAAAAAAAAAATTTTAGTTACCTGCGCTTTTCCTTATGCTAATGGATCTATACATCTAGGTCATCTTTTAGAACATATTCAAGCTGATATTTGGGTTAAATATTTAAGAATGACCGGTAATACAGTATGGTTTATTTGTGCTGATGATGCTCACGGAACTCCTATATTATTAAAATCAAAAGAACTAGGTATTACTCCTAAAAAACTAATTACACAAAACTATATTGAACATAAACTTGATTTTTCTAAATTTAATATTAAATATGATTTATACAGTTCTACACATAGTTCAGAAAATTTAAAAACAGTTAATAAAATTTTTAATATTCTAGAAAAAAAAAAATTAATTATTGAAAAAAAAATCTCTCAATTATACGATATACAACATAATATGTTTTTACCTGATAGACTAGTTAAAGGAGATTGTCCTAGTTGTTATAAAAAAAATCAATTTGGAGATAACTGTGAATTTTGTGGGAGTACATATGATGCTATTAATCTAAAAAATCCAATGTCCTTGATATCAAATAAAAAACCTATCTTAAAATCATCAAGTCACTTATTCTTTAACATAAAAAAATATGAAAAAAAAATAAAAAAATGGATTTGTTCTATACAACTGCAAAAATCTGTATTAAATAAAACCAATGAATGGTTTAAAGCTGGATTAAAAGATTGGAATATATCAAGAGATGCTCCTTATTTTGGATTTTTAATTCCAAATTACGTAAATAAATATTTTTATGTATGGTTAGATGCACCTATCGGATACATAAGTACTTTTAAAAAACTATGTGAAAAAGAAAAAAAAATTCAGTTTAACGAATTTTGGAAAAAAAACACATCTACTGAGCTTTATCATTTTATAGGAAAAGATATTATTTATTTTCATACACTATTTTGGCCTGCTATATTGACCTCTGTTTCTTATAGAAAACCAACAAATATATTTGTACATGGGTATGTAACTTTAAATGGAAAAAAACTTTCGAAATCTAAAGGATCATCAATATTAGCTAAAAATTGGATTAAAACATTTAACTCAGATAGTTTACGATATTACTACGCTAGTAAATCATCTTCAACAATACAAGATATCGAAATAAACTTAGAAGACTTTTATAAAAAAATTAATAGTGATATTGTAAATAAAATCGTGAATCTAGCATCTAGAAGTGCTAGTTTTATTCATAAATATTTCCAAAATACCTTATCTAAAAATTTGTCAGATGTTTATATATACAAAAAAATACTACAATACTCTCAATTAATAGAAGATTTATATCAAAAAAGAGAGTTTGGATCTGTTACAAGAAAAATTATAAAATGCACAGATATTGCTAATACATATTTTAGCGAAAAAAAACCATGGACTTTACTAAATAAAAAAAATCAACAAAAAAAGTTACATGAAATATGTTCTATAAGCTTAAACTTATTTCGTATCATCGCTACTTGGATTACACCAATTACACCTGATCTATCTAAAAAAATTGAAAAATTTTTGCTGATTAAATTAAATTGGAATAATATAAAAAGACCATTATTAAATCATAAAATTGCTTCATTTTCTACTTTATACAATAGAATACATAAAAAAGATATTATAAAATTTCTTAAAAACAATAAATATTCTTAATTAAGATAAAAATATTAAACTTAATAATACAATATATTAGCTATTGTAATAATATTACATGTTATTTATCAGAAAACTATTCCAAGAAATAAACCATGATTTTTTATTTTTTTTAGTTGCACTATTGTTTGCTAAAAATATACCAGGTGCAGCTATAAAATCACTATTATAAAATACAAAAGGAATTCTATTTCTATACCA belongs to Buchnera aphidicola (Anoecia corni) and includes:
- the gndA gene encoding NADP-dependent phosphogluconate dehydrogenase; this encodes MINKTIGVIGVGVMGSNLILNIERNGYIVSIFNRTSNKTKCFFEKNAEKKIIPFFNIKNFISSLKKPRCIILMVQSGIATDNTINSVLPYLNKEDIIIDGGNSFYKDSIIRNKNLEEKGIYFFGTGISGGSEGALLGPAIMPGGNKKKYKVIRSLFKKIAAKYQGEPCVSYIGPDGSGHYVKMIHNGIEYSDMQLISEVYALLKLGLHLNNKDISNIFSNWNKGELNSYLINITKNIFLKKDAQTNKDLIDLISDKAGNKGTGTWTVQSALELGEPLSLISESVFFRYLSSLTSQRKTASKYIDIKSPNPLNFKNKLLFIEKIRKSLYLGKILAYSQGFSLLKTACQHYNWNLNLSKISKIFRSGCIIQASFLDKISQEFSNNKDIKNLLLTSFFSSIAKEYQESLRSVVAYAIQTKIPVPVLSSSIAYYDGYHSSHLSTNLIQAQRDYFGSHTYNRTDKNGSFTSNWT
- the metG gene encoding methionine--tRNA ligase, with translation MKKTKKKILVTCAFPYANGSIHLGHLLEHIQADIWVKYLRMTGNTVWFICADDAHGTPILLKSKELGITPKKLITQNYIEHKLDFSKFNIKYDLYSSTHSSENLKTVNKIFNILEKKKLIIEKKISQLYDIQHNMFLPDRLVKGDCPSCYKKNQFGDNCEFCGSTYDAINLKNPMSLISNKKPILKSSSHLFFNIKKYEKKIKKWICSIQLQKSVLNKTNEWFKAGLKDWNISRDAPYFGFLIPNYVNKYFYVWLDAPIGYISTFKKLCEKEKKIQFNEFWKKNTSTELYHFIGKDIIYFHTLFWPAILTSVSYRKPTNIFVHGYVTLNGKKLSKSKGSSILAKNWIKTFNSDSLRYYYASKSSSTIQDIEINLEDFYKKINSDIVNKIVNLASRSASFIHKYFQNTLSKNLSDVYIYKKILQYSQLIEDLYQKREFGSVTRKIIKCTDIANTYFSEKKPWTLLNKKNQQKKLHEICSISLNLFRIIATWITPITPDLSKKIEKFLLIKLNWNNIKRPLLNHKIASFSTLYNRIHKKDIIKFLKNNKYS
- the dcd gene encoding dCTP deaminase, whose protein sequence is MRLSDEDIKLWLNEKKLIINPRPKDNCVHGITVDLTLSNRFRTIKNHSIAFINLNASKKNINRTLDKVMSNEIVLKKQKPFFLQPGSFALAMTREELTLPNNLVGWLDGKSSLARLGLMIHATSHRIDPGWKGNIVLEFFNSSNIVLAVYPRMFIAAISFEKLSKPVKTPYNSRVNAKYFGQKNIISSRINQD